Proteins encoded by one window of Desulfonatronum sp. SC1:
- a CDS encoding CehA/McbA family metallohydrolase, with amino-acid sequence MKYAKIVFWSFLLSVVCSLNLQAAEPGVQVRKGPTDIVNGIALADEDITVSNEFYKIAFAVGTTPPWGVPHGSIVDSALFVDGEWTDNRTALIDFLPHGWSAWPSESQRTHIVEQSPDRVVIQITRDYDANIELITTYTVTSGSNILDVSTRMTNRGEKTYEDLLAGYSLCTLSGYMFGPWGTVERGYDQVAEDWFGDYVLGYDEHFAMAVHYPGFTDFAWGTGWRDLYRKQTLAPGDTVDLAAWIQFDDIGSAAGVMRHNLALNEKPFGTVSGVVRSTEGNAVAEPVVIFEKATPEARDMLFAWTVGENGTYEIALEEGEYAVHAVAKGYSLTAKQRITVSPGENTLLDFSNISKGGEVVLSVVDKKTHQPIDARIEVVEGPEILVEYVGARTFFTELEEPGMASFQLAQGEYTLSVSKGADFTAREEMVNLSVVSEGRHALDQAVEQLIDLPGSGWYAADLHHHSDILDGVTPPDYLVRSQLAGGLDIVFVSDHDSIANNEQIAEMAKSRSVPFISGIEVSPNWGHINVLPIPLDGRDVSIDPGATVGEIFARARELDALVMVAHPYITYGYFHSAERDMVPGGWDADFDLIEINGAISTKDNHKALQRTWEFWNNQEKYYLAGGSDVHDVWRYRSGNARTIARVDGDFTLEKYYQALKQGNSYVSFGPLVYPEHAFGQTIHVPASGFDLYFKTVSVHGVDTITVVTEGSRFNDDGEIEGFAFQKNYDGVGEQNVSVALTPKKNTWYALVIEDGQGNWAMSNPIWVNVL; translated from the coding sequence GTGAAATATGCAAAAATCGTTTTCTGGTCGTTTTTGCTGAGTGTTGTTTGTTCCCTGAATCTGCAGGCCGCCGAGCCAGGGGTTCAGGTGCGCAAGGGGCCGACGGACATCGTCAACGGCATTGCCCTGGCTGATGAAGACATCACCGTCTCCAACGAATTCTACAAAATCGCCTTTGCCGTTGGAACAACCCCGCCATGGGGCGTTCCGCATGGCTCCATCGTGGACTCCGCTCTATTCGTGGACGGGGAGTGGACCGACAATCGAACCGCGTTGATCGATTTCCTGCCCCATGGCTGGTCCGCCTGGCCCAGTGAATCCCAGCGGACGCATATCGTGGAGCAGAGTCCAGACCGGGTCGTCATCCAGATCACCAGGGACTACGACGCGAACATTGAACTGATCACGACGTATACGGTTACATCCGGAAGCAATATCCTGGATGTTTCCACGCGGATGACGAATCGCGGTGAGAAAACCTACGAAGACCTGCTGGCCGGGTATTCGCTGTGCACCCTCAGCGGGTATATGTTCGGCCCCTGGGGCACCGTGGAAAGAGGCTACGATCAGGTGGCCGAAGACTGGTTTGGGGACTATGTTCTCGGGTATGACGAACACTTCGCCATGGCCGTGCATTACCCCGGGTTCACGGATTTTGCCTGGGGGACCGGATGGCGGGATCTCTACAGGAAACAGACGTTGGCTCCCGGGGATACCGTGGATCTGGCGGCCTGGATCCAATTCGACGATATCGGCAGTGCCGCTGGGGTGATGCGTCATAACCTTGCGCTGAACGAAAAGCCTTTTGGGACGGTTTCCGGAGTCGTACGATCCACTGAGGGGAATGCCGTCGCCGAACCCGTCGTAATATTCGAAAAGGCCACGCCGGAGGCCCGGGACATGCTCTTCGCCTGGACCGTCGGGGAAAACGGTACTTATGAAATCGCCCTGGAAGAGGGGGAATATGCCGTCCATGCCGTGGCCAAGGGGTATTCGCTGACCGCCAAGCAACGGATTACCGTCTCCCCCGGAGAAAATACCCTCCTCGATTTCAGTAACATCAGCAAGGGAGGCGAGGTTGTCCTTTCCGTCGTGGACAAGAAGACGCACCAACCCATCGACGCCCGGATCGAAGTGGTTGAGGGGCCGGAAATCCTCGTGGAGTACGTTGGAGCCAGGACCTTTTTCACGGAGTTGGAAGAGCCAGGCATGGCCAGCTTCCAGTTGGCTCAGGGCGAATACACCCTGTCTGTTTCCAAAGGTGCTGATTTTACGGCCAGAGAGGAGATGGTCAACCTGTCCGTTGTGTCCGAAGGGCGTCACGCACTGGATCAAGCCGTCGAGCAGTTGATCGACCTGCCCGGTTCAGGATGGTATGCGGCGGACCTGCACCACCATTCGGATATTCTGGACGGTGTGACGCCTCCGGATTATCTTGTTCGCTCTCAACTCGCCGGCGGATTGGACATCGTTTTTGTCAGCGATCACGACTCCATTGCCAACAATGAACAGATCGCTGAAATGGCCAAGTCCAGGTCAGTTCCCTTCATATCCGGGATCGAGGTTTCCCCGAACTGGGGGCATATCAATGTTCTGCCGATTCCCTTGGATGGGCGGGACGTGTCCATTGATCCCGGTGCCACGGTGGGAGAGATTTTTGCCAGGGCCAGAGAATTGGACGCCCTGGTGATGGTCGCTCACCCGTACATCACGTACGGGTATTTTCACAGCGCGGAACGCGACATGGTCCCCGGCGGCTGGGACGCGGATTTTGATTTGATTGAAATCAACGGCGCTATCTCCACCAAGGATAATCACAAGGCCCTGCAACGGACCTGGGAGTTTTGGAATAACCAGGAAAAATACTATCTTGCCGGTGGAAGCGATGTCCATGACGTGTGGCGTTACCGGTCCGGCAATGCCAGGACCATCGCTCGTGTCGACGGCGACTTCACTTTGGAGAAGTATTACCAAGCCCTGAAACAGGGCAACTCCTATGTTTCCTTCGGTCCGCTGGTTTATCCCGAGCATGCCTTTGGCCAGACCATTCATGTGCCCGCCAGTGGGTTCGATCTGTACTTCAAGACGGTCTCCGTTCATGGAGTTGACACGATCACGGTCGTTACCGAAGGGTCCAGATTCAACGACGACGGTGAAATCGAGGGATTTGCCTTCCAGAAAAACTATGACGGCGTTGGCGAGCAAAATGTCTCCGTTGCGCTGACACCGAAGAAAAATACGTGGTACGCTCTGGTCATCGAAGATGGCCAAGGAAACTGGGCCATGAGCAACCCCATTTGGGTGAATGTCCTGTAG
- a CDS encoding glycosyltransferase family 9 protein, which produces MSSILLVHRGALGDFLMAWPSMLALHEHFADKNVYWAGTNDRVHWLRPLGVEPFSLEMRRGMDALFLREQWPMELGDARVFWFVLDTNPPVRTHSRLHVLRAFSGSERGPAMSPRDAYAQGLRELGIAWNSDWPAVWRGFFGSWRGGEGREGGREILLFPGAGHPAKQWPLVQFFELARWLQEQGHEVRFILGPAELDRRMGVSDYPVSCPDSLEVLRELLLSARLVVGNDSGPMHLAGMLGVPGLALFGPALEAQWSPVGLRTIGLELACRPCTRTGRISCADPRCIQGIPQNRVRREVAAFLTR; this is translated from the coding sequence GTGAGTTCCATTCTGCTGGTTCATCGCGGTGCACTGGGGGATTTTCTGATGGCCTGGCCGTCCATGCTCGCCCTCCATGAGCATTTCGCGGACAAAAATGTGTATTGGGCCGGAACGAACGATCGCGTGCACTGGTTGCGGCCTTTGGGCGTGGAGCCGTTCTCTTTGGAGATGCGTCGGGGCATGGATGCATTGTTCCTTCGCGAGCAGTGGCCGATGGAGTTGGGGGATGCGAGGGTTTTCTGGTTCGTGCTGGATACGAACCCGCCGGTTCGGACCCACTCCCGGCTGCATGTGTTGCGCGCCTTTTCCGGTTCCGAGAGAGGTCCGGCCATGTCGCCCAGGGATGCGTATGCCCAGGGGCTGCGCGAACTCGGCATCGCTTGGAACTCCGATTGGCCGGCTGTTTGGCGAGGATTCTTCGGTTCGTGGAGGGGCGGAGAGGGGAGGGAAGGAGGCCGCGAGATTTTGCTTTTTCCCGGCGCTGGGCATCCGGCTAAGCAATGGCCGCTTGTACAATTTTTTGAACTGGCCCGCTGGCTTCAGGAGCAGGGCCACGAGGTTCGTTTCATACTTGGACCGGCGGAGCTGGACCGAAGGATGGGTGTTTCGGATTATCCTGTCAGCTGTCCGGATTCATTGGAGGTCTTGCGTGAGCTGCTCTTGAGCGCACGTCTGGTGGTGGGCAACGACAGCGGGCCGATGCATTTGGCGGGCATGCTCGGCGTGCCGGGCTTGGCCTTGTTCGGGCCGGCCTTGGAGGCGCAGTGGAGCCCCGTGGGATTGCGGACCATCGGTCTGGAGCTTGCCTGTCGCCCGTGTACGCGGACCGGGCGGATATCCTGCGCCGATCCCCGTTGCATTCAGGGGATTCCTCAGAACAGAGTTCGCCGGGAAGTGGCCGCCTTCCTGACTCGGTGA
- a CDS encoding L-threonylcarbamoyladenylate synthase: MKAIISAKLRQQELALAVEAITRGALVVYPTETLYALGADIRSPDAVLRVFRAKGRPQGKPLPVLIGAPDQLAMVTDHRDHLLDRLAQDFWPGPLSILVPARTGLSPLLQDQHGFIAVRWSSHPTAQTLAVQSSTPLTATSANTSGRPAASRPEHLDPELTKTLISEAPSSLSPSSDEAANHNKSMILRQPPYPAGGAPSTVVRILPDGRLKIFRLGAIGFEQLQQAGWKVG; this comes from the coding sequence ATGAAGGCGATAATTTCCGCAAAGCTCCGTCAGCAGGAACTTGCCCTGGCCGTGGAAGCCATCACCCGGGGGGCGTTGGTCGTCTATCCCACGGAAACCCTTTACGCCCTGGGCGCGGATATTCGATCGCCGGACGCCGTCCTGCGAGTCTTCCGGGCCAAGGGCCGCCCCCAGGGCAAGCCCTTGCCCGTGCTCATCGGCGCACCGGATCAGTTGGCCATGGTCACGGATCATCGCGACCATCTTCTGGACCGACTGGCCCAAGATTTCTGGCCCGGCCCCTTGAGCATCCTCGTTCCGGCGCGGACAGGACTTTCGCCGCTTTTGCAGGACCAGCACGGCTTCATCGCGGTGCGCTGGTCCTCTCACCCCACGGCCCAAACATTGGCCGTCCAGAGTTCCACCCCGCTGACGGCCACCAGTGCCAACACCAGCGGCCGACCCGCGGCCTCCCGCCCGGAACACCTGGACCCGGAACTGACGAAGACCCTCATCTCTGAAGCACCTTCCTCGCTGTCGCCATCAAGCGACGAAGCGGCGAATCACAACAAAAGCATGATCCTCCGGCAACCGCCCTATCCGGCCGGAGGAGCGCCTTCCACCGTTGTCCGTATTCTGCCCGACGGGCGCTTGAAAATTTTTCGTTTGGGAGCAATCGGCTTTGAGCAGCTTCAACAGGCCGGTTGGAAGGTCGGTTGA
- a CDS encoding RNA methyltransferase yields MKTSITEQRILRIREVLAKRQKDLTLILNNIHDPHNVSAILRSCDAFGVHGVQLYYTRESFPLVGKRSSASAKKWVDRVRHHDAAAMISGLRAQGYQILGTNLTVDAKPLPEWDFTGPTAILLGNEHRGQDTALDALIPDNLFIPMQGMIQSLNVSVAAAVILYEAWRQRRARGSYDRPSFDPEEMEELVRSWMTR; encoded by the coding sequence ATGAAAACCTCCATCACCGAACAGCGTATCCTCAGAATCCGGGAAGTCCTGGCCAAACGCCAGAAAGACCTAACCCTGATCCTGAACAACATTCACGACCCGCACAACGTCTCCGCCATCCTGCGCAGTTGCGACGCCTTCGGTGTCCACGGCGTGCAGTTGTACTATACCCGCGAGTCCTTTCCCCTGGTGGGCAAGCGCTCCTCGGCCTCGGCCAAAAAATGGGTGGACCGGGTTCGCCACCATGACGCCGCGGCCATGATCAGCGGACTTCGCGCCCAGGGTTACCAGATCCTCGGCACCAACCTGACCGTTGACGCCAAACCGCTCCCGGAATGGGACTTCACCGGCCCCACGGCCATCCTCCTGGGCAACGAGCACCGCGGCCAGGATACGGCCCTGGACGCCCTGATCCCGGACAATCTGTTTATCCCCATGCAGGGCATGATCCAGAGTCTGAACGTCTCCGTGGCCGCGGCTGTAATCCTCTACGAGGCTTGGCGGCAGCGTCGAGCACGAGGAAGCTACGATCGGCCCAGTTTTGATCCGGAAGAAATGGAGGAGCTGGTTCGCTCCTGGATGACCCGATGA
- a CDS encoding holo-[acyl-carrier-protein] synthase, protein MPIVGLGLDVVELDRIQRIWERFGETFAQRVLTEAEQARLHVGSPVPYLASRFAAKEAAVKALGTGFRDGVTFQQIEVSSRPSGQPELKFSGAAQSAAAKLGARHIHLSLTHGRDTAAAVVILERVP, encoded by the coding sequence ATGCCCATAGTCGGCCTGGGTCTGGACGTGGTGGAACTGGACCGGATTCAGCGGATATGGGAACGCTTCGGCGAGACCTTCGCCCAGCGCGTGCTCACGGAAGCTGAGCAGGCCCGGCTCCATGTCGGATCACCGGTCCCCTATCTGGCCTCCAGGTTTGCGGCCAAGGAAGCCGCGGTCAAGGCCCTGGGAACCGGATTCCGGGACGGCGTCACGTTCCAGCAGATCGAAGTGTCCTCACGCCCTTCCGGCCAACCGGAGCTGAAATTCTCCGGTGCGGCCCAAAGCGCCGCCGCCAAGCTCGGAGCGCGTCACATCCACCTCAGCCTGACCCACGGACGGGATACCGCCGCCGCGGTGGTCATCCTGGAGCGAGTTCCGTAA
- a CDS encoding pyridoxine 5'-phosphate synthase: MPVLVVNVDHVATLRQARMGREPDPVTAAHLAELGGAHGIIVHLREDRRHIQDRDLALLKQTVQTNLHLEMAATNEMHAIALATIPHMVCLVPEKREELTTEGGLNLIGREQDLRDYLADIHAAGILSSLFIDADPEQIQAAKAIGAEYIEIHTGHYADAPSRGQRVAEQTKILHGIRLAREIGLKVNLGHGLNYTNILPFAQTPGIEEYSIGHSIMARAIHVGLGQAVREMADIIRTFSA; the protein is encoded by the coding sequence ATGCCCGTTCTCGTCGTCAACGTCGACCATGTCGCCACCCTGCGCCAAGCCCGGATGGGCCGGGAGCCCGACCCGGTCACCGCCGCCCATCTGGCCGAACTGGGCGGGGCCCACGGGATCATCGTTCACCTGCGCGAGGATCGTCGGCACATCCAGGATCGGGATCTGGCCCTGCTCAAGCAGACCGTCCAGACCAACCTGCACCTGGAAATGGCCGCTACGAACGAAATGCACGCCATTGCCCTGGCCACCATTCCGCACATGGTCTGCCTGGTCCCGGAAAAACGGGAAGAACTGACCACCGAAGGCGGATTGAATCTCATTGGTCGGGAGCAGGATCTCCGGGACTACCTGGCGGACATCCACGCCGCCGGTATACTCTCCAGCCTGTTCATCGACGCGGACCCGGAACAGATCCAGGCCGCCAAGGCCATCGGCGCGGAATATATTGAAATCCATACCGGCCACTACGCGGACGCGCCGAGCCGGGGACAGCGCGTGGCCGAGCAGACCAAAATCCTTCACGGCATCCGGCTGGCCCGGGAAATCGGGCTGAAGGTCAACCTCGGCCACGGCCTGAACTATACGAACATCCTGCCCTTTGCCCAAACCCCCGGCATCGAGGAATACTCCATCGGCCACAGCATCATGGCCAGAGCCATTCACGTCGGTCTGGGCCAGGCGGTTCGCGAGATGGCAGACATCATCCGGACTTTTTCCGCCTGA
- a CDS encoding tetratricopeptide repeat protein has product MYPLSDILKSLPKVTNPRLVLSGFGVWVLWRKNANSTIHQTLTRFGGIKISVGSNQSLWYFQNAQVFPALARMLLWTQVHPEPVLSQVLPAKLILGESNSELSLSITNQLTEQKINPGESFDVWVHPEVISHVSNFPGLGVEQRPPLFGMTPINWHAIKVDPGFSLDADLGWFFFIKPMQDRQNDNYVLGWKNFHMRLKGILDRLGLRNIYQANLLVFKIEGLNQLSSWIREILATIAHVKADEPDAYWPCLYCAVQSQGLSFNDDLLTKVLIDWDRLAPDTPHLPLSAGLLLRDEFEITFLDTAGDQPLDALCQLGLSSGESSGRRRVDFPASASLSVGNNALCFYCGMKSHESSKCPSRQIFNPEPGVWDKFGAMDIKELAQAVKTLDKTVGNGNLATMSELLLAEGPEHTFLKTVFEINCPAQHRMMRMVWRSRGKELPDGLRQLNPPEGEYVWSALENTRSGNYPQAERMMQQAILRTSKSYQPHVLLGFIALETGNPRQAEGHWKNAQNLCYTPLQQGYVLFLKARLLEVQGSYDQAHQSYSDSLRYSSKWLEPRYRQAVCLTKKGFLDQAWTIFADLIIQEPHFFNRILCDHELERGRSFLLSALSGPWTAAMQKAEKEQDALKQLRTKLETWFVPDNQFRKNTEERAEILQESSQVENFVSFTKVAEVTEKLQRETDREIKEAVASLKKEAHKNIERAQTIFEEIAYFPFPKLIRKTNRDYNQAGRILQRITKSDLHNGSFFRQATLEMKEANDILDRMGKRTKSLMILREGALFFLFLSRTFLWLAMFGLLASIIAVPVLLNVIQASGSIWATEWMTTQRWQVQRTVSMLMVFISGILAALWTTVRYAKTKQKYFEKAKRKRRK; this is encoded by the coding sequence ATGTATCCGCTTTCCGATATCTTGAAAAGTCTTCCCAAAGTGACCAACCCTCGATTGGTGCTGTCCGGATTCGGCGTCTGGGTACTCTGGCGTAAAAACGCCAACAGCACCATCCATCAGACCTTGACGCGCTTCGGTGGAATCAAGATCAGCGTAGGCTCCAACCAAAGCTTGTGGTATTTTCAAAACGCCCAGGTCTTTCCAGCCCTGGCGAGAATGCTACTTTGGACCCAGGTCCATCCGGAACCGGTCCTGAGCCAGGTATTGCCGGCCAAACTGATCCTGGGAGAATCGAATAGCGAACTCTCGTTGAGCATCACAAATCAACTCACGGAGCAAAAGATCAACCCAGGGGAGTCCTTCGACGTCTGGGTCCATCCGGAGGTCATCAGTCACGTTTCCAACTTTCCCGGCCTGGGAGTCGAACAGCGTCCGCCTCTGTTTGGGATGACGCCCATCAACTGGCACGCAATCAAGGTCGACCCCGGGTTTTCCTTGGACGCGGATCTGGGGTGGTTTTTTTTCATCAAGCCCATGCAGGACAGGCAAAACGATAATTATGTCCTGGGTTGGAAAAATTTCCACATGCGTCTGAAAGGCATTCTTGATCGCCTAGGCCTCCGCAATATTTACCAAGCCAACCTGCTCGTCTTCAAAATCGAAGGACTGAACCAGCTCTCTTCCTGGATTCGGGAAATCCTGGCGACCATCGCGCATGTCAAAGCCGACGAACCAGACGCCTACTGGCCTTGCCTGTACTGCGCGGTCCAATCTCAAGGCCTGAGCTTCAACGACGATCTACTGACCAAGGTCTTGATTGACTGGGACCGTCTCGCCCCGGACACCCCTCATCTGCCCCTGAGCGCGGGACTGTTACTGCGCGACGAGTTCGAGATCACCTTTCTGGATACAGCGGGCGATCAGCCTCTGGACGCTCTATGCCAACTCGGACTTTCCAGCGGCGAATCCTCGGGACGTCGCAGAGTGGACTTTCCTGCATCCGCTTCCCTGTCCGTCGGAAACAACGCGCTCTGCTTTTATTGCGGCATGAAGTCCCACGAATCATCGAAGTGCCCCAGTCGGCAGATCTTCAACCCGGAGCCGGGAGTCTGGGACAAATTCGGGGCCATGGACATCAAGGAACTGGCCCAGGCCGTCAAAACCCTGGACAAAACCGTCGGCAACGGGAACCTCGCCACCATGTCGGAACTGTTGCTGGCCGAGGGCCCGGAACATACCTTCCTCAAAACTGTTTTTGAAATCAATTGTCCGGCCCAGCACCGGATGATGCGCATGGTTTGGCGAAGCCGCGGCAAGGAGTTGCCGGACGGACTGCGCCAACTCAACCCGCCCGAGGGCGAATACGTCTGGTCGGCCCTGGAAAACACCCGTTCGGGCAACTATCCTCAAGCCGAGCGCATGATGCAGCAAGCCATCCTGCGAACGTCGAAAAGCTATCAACCTCATGTCCTGCTGGGATTCATCGCCTTGGAGACGGGTAATCCACGCCAAGCCGAGGGACACTGGAAAAATGCCCAAAATCTTTGCTACACTCCGTTGCAGCAAGGGTACGTGCTGTTTCTCAAGGCCCGATTGCTCGAAGTCCAAGGGAGCTACGACCAAGCCCATCAATCATACTCGGACTCCCTTCGCTATTCATCCAAATGGCTGGAGCCCCGCTACCGTCAGGCGGTTTGCCTCACCAAAAAGGGCTTTCTGGATCAAGCCTGGACGATTTTCGCCGACCTGATCATCCAGGAACCACATTTTTTCAACCGTATCCTGTGCGACCACGAGCTTGAGCGAGGACGCTCCTTTTTGCTTTCAGCCCTGTCCGGCCCCTGGACGGCGGCGATGCAAAAGGCCGAAAAAGAGCAGGACGCGCTCAAGCAACTTCGCACGAAACTGGAGACATGGTTCGTTCCGGACAACCAATTTCGTAAAAACACCGAGGAACGCGCCGAGATCCTCCAGGAAAGCAGCCAGGTGGAAAATTTTGTCTCCTTCACCAAGGTGGCTGAAGTCACGGAAAAACTGCAGAGAGAGACTGACCGGGAAATCAAGGAAGCCGTGGCGTCTTTGAAGAAGGAAGCCCATAAAAATATCGAACGGGCTCAAACCATTTTTGAAGAAATCGCCTATTTTCCCTTTCCAAAGCTGATCAGAAAAACCAACCGCGACTATAACCAGGCAGGCCGCATTCTTCAGCGCATTACCAAGTCGGACCTGCACAACGGCAGCTTCTTCCGGCAAGCCACGTTGGAAATGAAAGAGGCGAACGACATCCTGGACAGGATGGGCAAACGCACGAAAAGCTTGATGATCCTCAGGGAAGGGGCGCTCTTCTTCCTGTTTTTGAGTAGAACATTCCTTTGGCTGGCCATGTTCGGATTGCTGGCCTCGATCATTGCGGTACCGGTCTTGTTGAACGTCATCCAAGCATCCGGCTCGATCTGGGCCACGGAGTGGATGACCACCCAACGGTGGCAGGTTCAGCGCACCGTGAGCATGCTCATGGTCTTCATCAGCGGGATACTCGCCGCACTCTGGACCACCGTGCGCTATGCAAAAACCAAACAGAAATATTTTGAAAAAGCGAAACGGAAGCGAAGAAAGTAA
- a CDS encoding molybdenum cofactor biosynthesis protein MoaE yields the protein MDISKAIAALKQESGFADNVGMVLVHNGTVRSWSRKDKQQVTALEVTPDQKKIQELVREYSAKPGIFRIVVEARSGLFQPGDDLLFIIVSGDVREHVKPVLSELLERIKAEGVSKREIPATGPAIA from the coding sequence ATGGATATCAGCAAGGCCATCGCGGCATTGAAACAGGAATCCGGTTTCGCGGACAACGTGGGCATGGTGCTCGTGCATAACGGCACTGTTCGTAGCTGGTCCAGAAAGGACAAGCAACAGGTCACGGCCTTGGAGGTGACGCCGGATCAGAAAAAAATTCAAGAACTGGTCCGGGAATATTCCGCCAAGCCGGGCATTTTTCGAATCGTGGTGGAGGCTAGGTCCGGTCTGTTCCAGCCTGGCGACGACCTGCTGTTCATCATTGTGTCCGGGGATGTGCGCGAGCACGTCAAGCCTGTTCTTTCAGAGCTTTTAGAGCGAATCAAGGCCGAAGGAGTCAGCAAACGGGAGATTCCAGCCACGGGCCCAGCCATCGCTTGA
- a CDS encoding glycosyltransferase family A protein — MLVSIVIPVFNRPEQVLRAIRSVLAQRDRNGSWRAMEVLVVDDGSTDATPSVLREIRDPRMRVLRHERNQGVSAARNTGLAAAQGEYLALLDSDDWWLAEKLAIHLACHEAGGWRISQTDEIWIRHGRRVNPMVKHAKPEGWFFEDALKLCLISPSCVLFDRRFWEEVGPFDPTLPACEDYDLWLRTLVRHPVGFCPEKLVHKTGGHPDQLSKKIIGLDLYRIQALAKLLRTEVLSSSQRSAALRELRAKARVYISGCLKHDKPEEAERIKRWLGPWLESPVC; from the coding sequence GTGCTGGTTTCCATTGTCATTCCGGTCTTCAACCGCCCGGAGCAGGTCCTCCGAGCGATCCGCTCCGTGCTGGCTCAGCGAGACCGCAACGGTTCCTGGAGGGCAATGGAAGTGCTGGTGGTGGACGACGGGAGCACGGACGCGACCCCATCGGTATTACGCGAAATCCGGGATCCGAGGATGCGGGTTCTGCGCCACGAACGAAACCAAGGCGTTTCCGCGGCCCGCAACACGGGGTTGGCCGCGGCCCAAGGCGAGTATCTGGCGCTACTGGATTCGGACGATTGGTGGTTGGCGGAAAAACTGGCGATCCACCTCGCCTGCCACGAGGCCGGAGGCTGGCGCATTTCCCAGACCGACGAAATCTGGATTCGCCACGGACGTCGGGTCAACCCCATGGTCAAACATGCCAAGCCCGAGGGCTGGTTTTTTGAAGACGCCCTAAAGCTGTGCCTGATCAGCCCGTCCTGCGTGCTGTTCGACCGCCGATTCTGGGAAGAGGTTGGGCCTTTCGACCCGACCCTCCCGGCCTGCGAAGATTACGACCTCTGGCTGCGAACCCTGGTCCGCCATCCCGTAGGCTTCTGCCCGGAAAAGCTGGTCCACAAGACCGGGGGCCACCCGGACCAACTCTCCAAAAAAATCATCGGCCTGGACCTCTACCGGATCCAGGCCCTGGCCAAACTGCTGCGAACCGAAGTTCTGTCTTCGTCGCAACGCTCCGCCGCGCTCCGGGAGCTCCGAGCAAAGGCCCGAGTCTACATCAGCGGCTGTCTCAAGCATGACAAGCCCGAGGAGGCCGAACGGATCAAGCGATGGCTGGGCCCGTGGCTGGAATCTCCCGTTTGCTGA
- the galE gene encoding UDP-glucose 4-epimerase GalE → MSDVILVTGGAGYIGSQTCKALAEAGYRPVTLDNMVYGHEWAVRWGELVKGDILDGAALDALFAAHAPKAVIHFAAYAYVGESVTDPQKYYRNNVAGSLSLLEAMLRHGCRRIVFSSTCATYGEPLEIPIPETHSQHPVNPYGWSKLMIEKMLRDFDAAYGLRHVALRYFNAAGADPDGELGEEHDPETHLIPLAVLAAQGKRGPLSVFGRDYPTPDGTAIRDYIHVADLARAHVAALRFLLAEDRSDAFNLGTGSGHSVRQVVDMVREVGGREVPTLDAPRRAGDPPALVAVADKARAVLKWEPSLPRLRDIVRTAWDWHAGRG, encoded by the coding sequence ATGAGCGACGTCATCCTGGTGACCGGCGGGGCCGGGTACATCGGCAGCCAGACCTGTAAGGCCCTGGCCGAGGCCGGATATCGACCGGTAACCTTGGACAACATGGTTTACGGCCATGAGTGGGCCGTGCGCTGGGGAGAACTGGTCAAGGGAGACATCCTGGACGGGGCCGCGCTGGATGCGTTGTTCGCGGCTCATGCGCCCAAGGCGGTGATCCACTTCGCGGCCTATGCCTATGTGGGCGAGTCCGTGACCGATCCACAAAAATACTACCGCAACAACGTGGCCGGGTCGCTCAGCTTGCTGGAGGCCATGCTCCGGCACGGGTGCCGACGGATCGTCTTTTCCAGCACCTGCGCCACCTACGGCGAACCGCTGGAGATTCCTATTCCCGAAACCCATTCCCAGCATCCGGTCAATCCCTATGGCTGGAGCAAGCTGATGATCGAAAAAATGCTTCGGGACTTCGATGCGGCCTATGGTCTGCGTCACGTGGCCCTGCGCTACTTCAACGCGGCCGGGGCTGATCCGGACGGAGAACTGGGCGAGGAGCACGATCCGGAAACCCACCTGATTCCGCTGGCCGTGCTCGCGGCCCAGGGCAAGCGCGGGCCGTTGTCCGTTTTTGGCCGGGATTATCCGACTCCGGACGGGACGGCGATCCGGGACTATATCCATGTCGCCGACCTGGCCCGGGCCCATGTGGCCGCGTTGCGATTCCTGCTGGCCGAGGACCGTAGCGATGCGTTTAATCTGGGAACCGGCTCGGGGCACAGCGTGCGCCAAGTCGTGGACATGGTCCGAGAAGTGGGCGGACGAGAGGTGCCGACCCTGGACGCCCCCCGGCGGGCCGGAGACCCCCCGGCCCTGGTGGCCGTTGCGGACAAGGCCCGGGCCGTTTTGAAATGGGAGCCGAGCCTTCCTCGGTTGCGGGACATCGTCCGGACTGCCTGGGACTGGCACGCCGGGCGGGGATGA